In Mytilus trossulus isolate FHL-02 chromosome 6, PNRI_Mtr1.1.1.hap1, whole genome shotgun sequence, a single window of DNA contains:
- the LOC134720893 gene encoding ganglioside-induced differentiation-associated protein 1-like: MSDNTFTLYYFQASYYSQKAVLALFEKGCPFNRKIINIQNGEQRTPEYMKMNPQGLVPLLQDGEKIVVESEKIIDYVDGQVKSGPTLVPDPSTSVGKEVKRLREFIDAIRIEIVTYGLLFNQELSISGLKLPKMLSNVKRIKDKMQKNIASLEEDAQKYPDLHDSYIAKYQKTKKFYEDTVNKENVIEHLEDTDHRCEYLEECLRRSKESSDGKEYWLTGTQFNAADILLVVFMDRIVLLGLEDRYFCKTKRPLLYDYLQRIGQRKSVQMLRADVKTAFTMIMWNAAKASVPYVVVIGLAIGAGVWLMKNKSRVIDAFVEK; the protein is encoded by the exons ATGTCTGACAACACATTCACATTATATTACTTTCAAGCTTCCTACTATTCACAAAAG GCAGTATTAGCTTTGTTCGAGAAAGGATGTCCATTCAACCGAAagataataaatattcaaaatggagAACAAAGAACACCAGAATACATGAAAATGAACCCACAAGGTCTTGTTCCTCTATTACAAGATGGAGAGAAAATTGTAGTAGAGTCAGAGAAAATAATTGACTACGTTGATGGTCAAGTTAAATctg gaCCTACATTGGTACCTGATCCTAGCACATCAGTTGGAAAGGAGGTCAAACGATTACGCGAGTTCATTGATGCAATCCGAATCGAAATAGTTACCTATGGATTGCTGTTCAATCAAGAGCTGTCTATCAGTGGACTTAAACTTCCAAAAATGTTGAGCAACGTCAAAAGGATCAAAG ataaaatgcagaaaaatattGCTAGCTTGGAAGAAGATGCACAGAAATATCCAGATTTACACGATTCTTATATTGCAAAATACCAAAAGACGAAAAAGTTTTATGAAGACACTGTCAATAAAGAGAATGTCATAGAACATCTAGAAGACACTGATCATAGGTGTGAATATTTAGAGGAATGTTTGAGAAGAAGTAAAG AATCTTCGGATGGAAAAGAGTACTGGTTGACAGGAACACAGTTCAatgcagctgatattttactgGTTGTATTCATGGACAGAATTGTATTGTTGGGACTTGAAGATAGATATTTCTGTAAAACAAAGAGGCCCTTGTTGTATGATTACCTACAGAGAATTGGACAGAGAAAGTCAGTACAAATGTTGAGAGCCGATGTGAAAACGGCTTTTACTATGATTATGTGGAATGCTGCGAAAGCATCCGTACCATATGTAGTTGTTATAGGTCTAGCAATTGGAGCAGGAGTTTGGTTAATGAAGAATAAATCTAGGGTTATAGATGCATTTGTAGAAAAATAG